A window from Theobroma cacao cultivar B97-61/B2 chromosome 3, Criollo_cocoa_genome_V2, whole genome shotgun sequence encodes these proteins:
- the LOC18605318 gene encoding quinone oxidoreductase has protein sequence MGLLKLGFPNQRLHLLHFVPESFSVSTSKFWVQNLTNNKGVKHSALSSTLRSKLIIAKALSTEAEALSQPKKMVKAIGVHELGGPEVLKYENVELGDPKEGEIRIKNKAIGLNFIDIYFRKGVYKAATMPFTPGMEAVGEVTAVGPGLTGRKVGDVVAYAGNPMGSYAEEQILPADKVVPVPPSVDPIIAASIMLKGMTAQFLVRRCFKVESGHTVLVHAAAGGVGSLLCQWANALGATVIGTVSTEEKAAQAKEDGCHHVIIYKEEDFVACVNEITSGKGVEVVYDSVGKDTFQGSLACLKPRGYMVSFGQSSGSPDPVPLSALAAKSLFLTRPSMMQYTSTRDELLETAGEVFANVASGILRVRVNHKYPLSQAAQAHADLENRRTSGSVLLIP, from the exons ATGGGCCTGTTAAAACTTGGGTTCCCGAACCAACGCTTGCACCTGCTCCACTTTGTCCCAGAGTCTTTCAGTGTCtcaacatcaaaattttgggtGCAAAATTTGACCAACAATAAGGGTGTTAAACACTCAGCTTTATCTTCTACTCTCAGGAGCAAACTGATAATAGCCAAGGCACTGAGTACAGAAGCAGAGGCATTATCACAACCGAAAAAAATGGTCAAAGCTATCGGGGTTCATGAACTTGGCGGACCTGag GTCCTTAAATACGAGAATGTGGAACTTGGGGACCCCAAGGAGGGTGAGATACGCATTAAGAACAAAGCCATTGGACTTAATTTCATTGATATCTATTTCCGCAAAGGAGTTTATAAGGCTGCTACCATGCCCTTTACGCCAG GTATGGAGGCTGTTGGAGAGGTGACAGCTGTAGGACCTGGACTAACTGGCAGGAAAGTTGGGGATGTTGTAGCTTATGCTGGTAATCCTATGGGTTCATATGCTGAGGAGCAAATTCTTCCAGCAGACAAGGTTGTGCCAGTTCCTCCTTCTGTTGACCCTATTATCGCTGCATCCATCATGCTGAAGGGTATGACTGCCCAGTTTCTAGTACGTCGTTGCTTCAAG GTTGAATCTGGACACACAGTTCTTGTTCATGCTGCAGCTGGTGGAGTTGGATCTTTATTATGCCAGTGGGCAAATGCCCTTGGTGCCACTGTCATCGGAACTGTCTCAACCGAAGAGAAGGCTGCTCAAGCAAAGGAAGATGGATGTCACCATGTCATAATATATAAGGAAGAGGATTTTGTTGCCTGTGTCAATGAGATAACTTCAGGCAAAGGGGTTGAAGTGGTCTATGATTCTGTAGGGAAAGATACCTTTCAG gGCTCCTTGGCATGTTTAAAGCCTCGTGGGTATATGGTAAGTTTTGGGCAGTCTTCTGGTTCACCAGATCCAGTTCCATTGTCTGCACTTGCTGCAAAATCTTTGTTCTTGACTAGGCCTTCCATGATGCAATACACATCAACTCGGGATGAGTTGCTCGAAACTGCTGGGGAGGTGTTTGCTAATGTTGCATCTGGCATCCTGCGGGTTCGTGTGAATCACAAGTACCCTTTGTCTCAAGCAGCACAGGCTCATGCAGACCTTGAGAATCGTAGAACATCTGGGTCAGTTCTGCTGATTCCATGA
- the LOC18605319 gene encoding GEM-like protein 4: MDFKMANTKKLRKESSNIASRLRDHVKMGSKLSETVKGKLRLGTKIIQEGGRENIFKQMFGMTEGEEMLKASQCYLSTTAGPIAGLLFSSTEKVAFISDSLITVSCATGQSIRIPYKVMIPIRKIKKANRSENVNKPAEKYLEVVTKDCFEFWFMGFLRYEQALDSLQKALWLVDTQLTPKCRRRLFLKSA; this comes from the exons ATGGATTTCAAGATGGctaatacaaaaaaattgagaaaggAAAGCAGCAACATAGCATCCAGGCTCCGTGACCATG TGAAAATGGGGTCAAAACTGTCTGAAACAGTGAAGGGAAAGTTGAGGTTGGGGACCAAGATCATTCAAGAAGGCGGAAGGGAGaatattttcaaacaaatGTTTGGAATGACAGAAGGAGAGGAGATGCTAAAGGCTTCCCAATGCTATCTGTCAACAACAGCTGGCCCTATCGCAGGCCTCTTGTTTAGTTCTACTGAAAAGGTTGCCTTCATCAGTGATAGTTTAATCACCGTTTCTTGTGCTACGGGACAATCAATCAGGATACCTTACAAG GTTATGATACCAATAAGGAAGATCAAAAAGGCCAACCGCAGTGAGAACGTGAACAAGCCAGCAGAAAAGTACTTAGAAGTAGTGACGAAAGATTGTTTCGAGTTCTGGTTCATGGGGTTTCTACGGTACGAGCAAGCTCTTGATAGTCTTCAAAAAGCCCTCTGGTTGGTCGACACTCAGCTAACTCCAAAATGTAGAAGAAGGCTGTTTCTAAAATCTGCATAG